The Hippoglossus hippoglossus isolate fHipHip1 chromosome 21, fHipHip1.pri, whole genome shotgun sequence genome contains a region encoding:
- the rif1 gene encoding telomere-associated protein RIF1 isoform X7 yields MMATAGPPSSSSLLPLLESLEDSSAGQSEHTDAYLTIANRLSGEEARQFLPAIEKHFSRLGKTILNHITSPNAELSQAALQALGFCVYHSQVVSGVPEDFAAEILSALCSLVVKSTDKNTCTRALWVLSKQSFPPDVVSKKVPSILGTLESVWSREDIQSVVMEHEALNVIIRLLEQVTAPMGDGAVRWAKLVIPLVVHSASKVRLRAAAAMEMGMPLLLEKQTEVAAIIEPMMSTKLIPELQKLFMSKNETNVLKLWPLFVKLLGKMLHRGGPFINSLLHLEELGFRSSSPTIKKIAFIAWKSLIDNFSLNPDILCSAKRIKLLMQPLASIHVRTEALLLTKVEVWWYLVVQLGPNLAPNFDQVSVPLLQCTIGCDGSSVPATPSRSVTQNGAATPGTPKTTATPGFNSPANTPRMSLNSTVQVPSSFPSIQLLGLEMLLHYFLGPETVATAAKRKLTLSLEPLNHALVSGSSSFTKHAAVLISTLRDGFISVGKDAPDALLNVLWTNLVRFVNMTIESGGSKKDRQGSEVLTLMLQALQSIVTSENLPANKVLVLLEATVKGVPQRVLGSASYQVGKMDVLNGTPALYLILLLYNSSMLSAYIEDKRFFQCLQTLVGCGLSGHTSPLAFAEAVLGAIGGSARSLQSKEQLWRMWSVMVSPLTDTITQSNEVNQGDALEHNFSAMHSALLFPVTHLLRGSPLQQASQKSMLSTWSKLYKVFARCSSLVVTAEENVCCEELCAKMTASIDRDALTVPSTLNAVSSLLQVMVECVDFSPYSPQFQQKLKSPHTPVNWMRKRSKALGNLSTFQSLLVQCLEVYLQAPDASSEATGVSLVSILSALFTNLVLANVVQEALASLVQPLSLLYKHAASEPPAFTSLLLTKLEKLLGDVLGCVQSRSSLAFNDELLALLSPLLCVLFPLKNKQLRTSVTQFWNATFANSVSLTYPEEIRPILSQVKQKIPIILPGFEVVTVSGDLSGQYSSESSQLETKLSGIPVSSVGKRDTLLGKDKSSTKMSKPVSTKLDFGSPKPPRREVLEEEASIDFVFIPPETKERVLTEHQKEVKRTKRADIPAMYNNLDASLDTTVFTQYTQSQEDSSEKLQTEQTDKVTKEAPDEVPQEDDAEIPARESGDCSSPKETEKETEKHEEMIPEPADVSMEEDAKSDTAEDMDMQSKEGSSPNISSSSDLVSGTPQKPNSRRQSFITLEKYAEGKPASPSSTFTGRLGKSSSSQERSKTSKASPSQASQSPDSLDSQTPGKVDSQNPVNDATESPRRPKDSGIKSEPVRLTERLPSDTTEDEDVIPDTQTDAEDMQPSSQEEELNDSQASMSQASQGETRRSGRRKVKPVLPGEDPEAQGEKSLTKRRRSGEKPNNDSPDSTQSRVTRRSQQLSEEASSRERLRTRAQRDKSETSQTDSQGRAHKKIKLQNNSDESLDNPEPRRGRPRSTREQESSQTVLQSDSESQTQKKRGRPKKASSEINKEVAVKTKMRDSHEKEQSSQTDTQVVEQKEKEDHELKSDSQMITPSPQTDTRSQEFELVEQTKQDDHELKSDSQMISSSPQTGTRSQDSEVVEQKEKEDHELKRDSQMITPSPQTGTRSQEFELVEQTEEDAVKPKDSQILTSSQPDGQSLESELVEETKKEECSISVSTNEAQDGTDTTNELENESEVKGKPKTSDGVDDDLSQEDSEVITPVSSESQSRRRSGRSKAPAESEDKSDSQPSSGRGRRSTSKTSAVGQAEASIGGRTRRSKSTPGSTPESSQSLEVPGSSESSQGRGRYSKRKSSQALVPSLESSESESSQAKDISVMPKKRGRKPKASLPSPLAADCKIDGIDNNVAKDVVDDSQEEDTQIIEATAETVLDESQKSPNVPDSESFQDEAEPEEQPNRESPMEEEADAVVASEPVVTEKTEIDDKEGSDVSPGKKEQRDSPTKTDETSSQENDTEDVEVPEPVGSSNEQIEETVPPAEETLVSLDETTEEPQVSESPEDQAEDVSETGDSDKENEQADSDQEHPVVPVEAAPQDENQVEILNVTDEPSKEEEPSEQPTELSSEEDVAPPPENDEDNNQMMDEEETQADDAENDVFVNLNAAPTDLCDAPADCSGKDDFQDSPVRHKELEAVMGLDVGQSPSGGKTRGTWSPSASPSTSILKKGQKRPLEDETPSPLVKSRRVSFANPIQRQEMADDIDRRSPVIRTSSPRRSKVSGIPLPKYVTTPTKGLLILSPRNLRSPGSKSSKKCLISEMNQEPRPVPRDCIYPALVGCSAPVEAVLPQISSTLWSRGFGQLVRARNIKTVGDLSALTPHEIKTLPIRSPKISNVKKALKFYEQQRKGRGGDELKSLDELELMTSQLEETSAPQNQEDEDKTSGETLAMELVDEPVPADERSLQDVSEDQTPDMPTGEDEGPLHDDGLLSDVDALTCRMTPLELSRCSPLQLVHMHDQLGGLMSRVVGELQTRLCQTDGKT; encoded by the exons ATGATGGCGACGGCGGGGCCTCCGAGCAGCTCcagcctcctccctctgctggagTCTCTGGAGGACAGCTCTGCTGGACAGTCCGAGCACACAGACGCCTACCTCACCATCGCCAA TCGCCTCAGCGGAGAAGAAGCTCGCCAGTTTCTTCCTGCAATTGAAAAGCACTTTTCTCGTCTGGGTAAAACCATCTTG AACCACATCACCAGTCCGAACGCGGAGCTGAGCCAAGCCGCCCTGCAGGCGTTGGGGTTTTGCGTGTACCATTCTCAAGTAGTCTCCGGCGTGCCTG AAGACTTTGCAGCAGAAATACTGTCAGCACTTTGCTCCCTGGTGGTGAAGTCGACGGACAAGAACACGTGCACCAGAGCATTATGGGTCCTCTCCAAACAGAGCTTTCCTCCAGATGTGGTTTCCAAAAAA GTGCCGTCTATACTGGGAACGCTGGAAAGTGTGTGGAGCAGAGAAGACATCCAGTCTGTGGTAATGGAGCATGAAGCCTTGAACGTTATCATCAG GTTGCTGGAGCAGGTTACAGCTCCGATGGGCGATGGAGCAGTGCGGTGGGCGAAGCTGGTCATTCCTCTGGTCGTCCACTCCGCCTCCAAGGTGCGTCTACGGGCCGCGGCCGCCATGGAGATGGGGATGCCCCTGCTGCTGGAGAAACAGACGGAGGTGGCCGCTATCATCGAACCAATGATGTCAACG AAACTGATCCCAGAGCTGCAGAAGCTTTTCATGTCCAAGAATGAAACGAACGTCCTGAAGCTCTGGCCTTTGTTTGTGAAGCTGCTCGGGAAG ATGCTGCACAGAGGAGGTCCCTTCATCAACTCTCTGCTGcatctggaggagctgggatTCCGCAGCTCCTCCCCCACCATCAAGAAGATCGCCTTCATCGCCTGGAAAAGCCTCATAGACAACTTCTCCCTCAATCCAG ACATCCTGTGCAGTGCCAAACGTATCAAGCTCCTGATGCAGCCGCTCGCGTCCATCCACGTCAGGACAGAAGCTCTGCTGCTCACCAAGGTGGAGGTGTGGTGGTACCTGGTGGTGCAGCTGGGACCCAACCTGGCCCCGAACTTTGATCAG GTTTCTGTGCCTTTGCTCCAGTGCACCATCGGCTGTGACGGCTCCTCCGTCCCAGCCACTCCCTCTAGATCCGTCACTCAAAATGGTGCCGCTACACCTGGAACACCCAAAACCA CAGCTACCCCGGGCTTCAACAGTCCAGCCAACACGCCTCGAATGAGCCTGAACTCCACCGTCCAggtcccctcctccttcccctccatcCAGCTGCTCGGCCTGGAGATGCTGCTCCACTATTTTCTGGGACCGGAGACTGTTGCCACGGCGGCGAAAAGAAAACTCACCCTGAGTCTCG agccCCTGAACCACGCGCTCGTCTccggctcctcctccttcaccaaACACGCTGCTGTTCTCATCTCAACCCTCAGAGATGGATTCATAAGCGTCGGCAAAGACGCTCCAG ATGCTCTTTTGAACGTTTTATGGACGAATCTTGTGCGTTTTGTCAACATGACCATAGAGTCCG GAGGCAGTAAGAAGGACCGTCAGGGCTCTGAAGTTCTCACCCTGATGCTTCAGGCTCTGCAGAGCATCGTCACCTCAGAGAATCTGCCTGCAAACAAAGTCCTG GTTCTGCTGGAGGCCACAGTGAAGGGAGTTCCTCAGCGAGTTCTTGGCTCCGCCTCTTACCAAGTCGGCAAGATGGACGTGCTAAAT gGAACACCAGCTCTTTATCTCATCCTGCTCCTCTACAACAGCAGCATGCTCTCAGCCTACATCGAGGACAAGAG ATTCTTTCAGTGCCTTCAGACTCTGGTGGGCTGCGGCCTGTCGGGCCACACCTCCCCTCTGGCGTTTGCCGAGGCGGTGCTCGGGGCCATCGGAGGCAGCGCCAGGTCTCTGCAGAGCAAGGAGCAGCTGTGGAGGATGTGGAGCGTGATGGTCAGTCCGCTCACAGACACCATCACACAG TCTAATGAAGTGAACCAAGGTGACGCTCTGGAGCACAACTTCAGCGCCATGCACTCTGCGCTGCTCTTCCCCGTCACACACCTCCTACGTGGCTCCCCACTGCAGCAG GCGTCCCAGAAGTCGATGTTGTCCACGTGGTCCAAACTGTACAAGGTGTTCGCCCGCTGCTCGTCACTGGTGGTCACGGCCGAGGAGAACGTCTGCTGCGAGGAGCTCTGTGCGAAGATGACGGCTTCGATCGACAGAGACGCCCTGACG GTCCCGTCAACTTTAAATGCAGTTTCCAGCCTCCTCCAGGTGATGGTGGAGTGTGTGGACTTCTCTCCGTACTCTCCTCAGTTCCAGCAGAAGCTAAAGT ctcctcacacTCCTGTGAACtggatgagaaagaggagcaaGGCTCTGGGGAACTTGTCCACGTTTCAGTCCCTGCTGGTCCAGTGTCTGGAGGTTTATCTCCAGGCCCCCGACGCGTCGTCAGAGGCCACAGGAGTCTCGCTGGTCTCCATCTTGTCGGCTCTCTTCACCAATCTCGTCCTCGCCAATGTCGTCCAGGAGGCGCTCGCTTCTCTGGTTCAACCTCTCTCACTCCTCTACAAACACGCAGCCAGCGAGCCGCCCGCGTTCACATCGCTGCTCCTGACAAAG ctggagaagCTCCTTGGTGACGTCCTGGGCTGCGTTCAGAGCCGCTCTTCTTTGGCCTTCAACGACGAGCTgctggctctgctctctcctctgctgtgtgtgttgtttccacTCAAGAACAAGCAGCTTCGCACGTCGGTCACCCAGTTCTGGAACGCCACCTTCGCCAACTCGGTCAGCCTCACTTACCCCGAAGAGATCAG ACCGATCCTGAGCCAAGTGAAGCAGAAGATCCCGATCATTCTTCCCGGCTTTGAGGTCGTCACCGTCTCCGGAGATCTCAGTGGCCAATATTCC AGTGAGAGTTCCCAGTTGGAGACCAAGCTCAGCGGGATTCCCGTTTCGTCGGTGGGAAAGAGGGACACGCTGCTGGGGAAGGACAAGAGCTCCACCAAGATGTCCAAGCCAGTTTCT ACAAAGCTGGATTTTGGCTCTCCCAAGCCCCCCCGCAGAGAGGTCTTGGAGGAAGAGGCCTCCATTGACTTTGTCTTCATTCCTCCTGAGACGAAGGAGAGAGTTCTGACCGAGCACCAGAAGGAGGTGAAAAGGACTAAAAG GGCTGATATCCCGGCCATGTACAACAACCTCGACGCTTCTCTGGATACAACAGTTTTCACTCAGTACACTCAGAGCCAAGAGGACTCCTC GGAGAAACTGCAAACGGAACAAACTGACAAGGTCACCAAAGAGGCTCCTGACGAG gtTCCACAGGAAGATGATGCTGAAATTCCAGCAAGAGAGAGTGGAGACTGTTCCAGCccgaaagaaacagaaaaagagacgGAGAAGCATGAAGAAATGATCCCTGAGCCAGCAGATGTTTCCATGGAGGAAGATGCCAAGAGTGATACAGCAGAAGACATGGACATGCAGTCTAAAGAAGGCTCAAGTCCTAACATCTCTAGCTCCTCAGATCTGGTCTCGGGGACTCCTCAGAAACCCAACAGTCGCCGTCAGTCCTTTATCACTCTGGAGAAGTATGCTGAGGGAAAACCTGCCAGCCCCAGCAGCACATTCACAGGTCGCCTCGGAAAGTCCTCCAGTAGCCAAGAACGCTCCAAAACCAGCAAGGCATCTCCTTCCCAGGCCTCCCAGAGTCCAGACTCTCTGGATTCCCAAACCCCTGGGAAAGTGGACTCGCAGAATCCTGTTAACGATGCCACAGAGTCCCCTCGACGACCTAAAGACTCTGGGATTAAGAGTGAGCCTGTCAGGCTGACTGAGCGACTGCCCAGTGACACGACAGAGGACGAAGACGTTATCCCAGACACCCAAACGGACGCAGAGGATATGCAGCCGTCGAGTCAGGAAGAGGAATTGAACGATTCTCAGGCCTCTATGTCGCAGGCTTCTCAAGGTGAAACCAGACGCTCTGGGCGCCGCAAAGTCAAACCTGTGCTGCCCGGCGAGGACCCCGAAGCCCAGGGAGAAAAGTCCTTGACTAAAAGGAGACGTTCTGGGGAGAAGCCAAACAATGATTCTCCAGACTCGACACAAAGCAGAGTAACCAGGAGAAGTCAGCAGCTTTCTGAGGAAGCCAGTAGCAGAGAGAGATTACGAACGAGGGCTCAGAGGGACAAGAGCGAGACGAGCCAAACCGACTCTCAGGGTAGAGCCCACAAGAAGATCAAGCTGCAGAACAACTCAGATGAGTCCCTCGATAATCCTGAACCCAGGAGAGGAAGACCAAGAAGCACCAGAGAGCAGGAGTCCAGCCAAACTGTTCTGCAGTCCGACAGTGAAAGCCAGACACAGAAAAAGCGCGGCCGCCCTAAAAAAGCATCATCAGAGATTAACAAGGAGGTGGCTGTGAAGACAAAGATGAGGGATTCACATGAGAAAGAACAGTCGAGCCAAACTGACACACAGGTTGTAGAACAGAAGGaaaag GAGGATCACGAACTAAAGAGCGACTCTCAGATGATTACTCCTTCTCCTCAAACTGATACCAGGTCCCAAGAGTTTGAACTTGTagaacaaaccaaacaagaTGATCATGAACTAAAGAGCGACTCCCAGATGATCAGCTCTTCCCCTCAAACTGGTACCAGATCCCAGGACTCTGAGGTTGTAGAacagaaggaaaaggaggatcACGAACTAAAGAGGGACTCTCAGATGATTACTCCTTCTCCTCAAACTGGTACCAGATCCCAAGAGTTTGAACTTGTAGAACAAACCGAAGAAGATGCCGTTAAGCCAAAAGATTCTCAAATCCTAACCTCTTCTCAACCTGATGGCCAATCCCTGGAATCTGAGCTTGTAGAAGAGACCAAAAAGGAAGAGTGTTCGATATCCGTCTCAACCAACGAGGCCCAAGACGGAACCGACACGACAAACGAGTTGGAGAACGAATCGGAGGTCAAAGGCAAACCCAAGACCAGCGATGGCGTCGATGACGACCTTAGTCAAGAGGACTCTGAGGTGATCACACCTGTATCTTCTGAAAGCCAGTCTCGGCGTAGATCCGGAAGAAGCAAGGCTCCAGCGGAGTCCGAAGACAAAAGCGACAGTCAGCCTTCatcaggaagagggagaaggtcTACCTCAAAGACATCAGCTGTCGGTCAGGCAGAGGCCAGCATTGGAGGTAGAACCAGAAGAAGCAAATCAACTCCTGGCTCCACCCCGGAGAGTTCTCAGTCGTTAGAAGTTCCTGGATCTTCAGAGTCCTCCCAAGGCAGGGGCAGGTACTCCAAACGAAAGTCTTCCCAGGCGTTGGTTCCCAGTTTGGAGTCTTCAGAGTCTGAAAGCTCACAGGCCAAAGACATTTCTGTTATGCccaaaaagagagggaggaaaccGAAAGCTTCACTTCCCAGTCCTCTCGCCGCTGATTGTAAAATAGATGGAATTGATAACAATGTGGCGAAGGATGTTGTTGATGATTCTCAAGAAGAAGATACGCAAATCATAGAAGCCACAGCTGAAACCGTTTTAGATGAATCACAGAAAAGCCCAAATGTTCCAGATTCTGAATCATTCCAGGATGAAGCTGAACCGGAGGAGCAACCTAACCGAGAATCACCGATGGAGGAAGAGGCTGATGCTGTCGTGGCCTCAGAACCTGTCGTTACAGAGAAAACTGAGATCGACGACAAAGAGGGAAGTGATGTGTCCCCCGGCAAGAAAGAGCAAAGAGACTCTCCAACAAAAACTGATGAAACTTCTTCTCAAGAGAATGACACTGAGGACGTAGAAGTGCCTGAACCAGTTGGGAGCAGTAATGAGCAGATAGAGGAAACTGTGCCTCCTGCTGAGGAAACACTGGTGTCTCTGGATGAGACGACGGAGGAACCTCAG GTCTCAGAGTCTCCGGAGGACCAAGCTGAAGACGTTTCTGAAACTGGGGACAGtgataaagaaaatgaacaagCTGATTCAGACCAAGAACATCCAGTGGTCCCAGTGGAAGCTGCACCTCAGGATGAAAACCAGGTTGAGATTCTGAATGTCACAGATGAGCCTTCGAAGGAGGAGGAGCCATCGGAGCAGCCCACAGAGCTCAGCTCGGAGGAAGACGTCGCACCTCCACCGGAGAATGATGAAGACAACAACCAGATGATGGATGAAGAGGAAACTCAGGCGGACGACGCTGAGAACGATGTATTTGTTAATTTGAATGCAGCTCCGACTGATCTGTGCGACGCTCCAGCGGATTGTTCTGGTAAAGATGATTTTCAGGATTCTCCCGTGAGGcacaaggagctggaggctgtcATGGGCTTAGATGTTGGCCAGAGCCCCAGCGGTGGCAAGACCAGAGGAACCTGGTCTCCCTCGGCCTCCCCCTCCACCAGCATCCTGAAGAAGGGCCAGAAAAGACCACTGGAGGATGAGACCCCCTCGCCTCTCGTCAAA TCCAGACGTGTGTCTTTTGCGAATCCGATCCAGAGGCAGGAAATGGCCGACGACATTGATCGTCGCAGCCCCGTCATCAGAACCAGTTCTCCCAGAAGATCCAAAGTCAGCGGCATCCCTCTGCCCAAA TATGTCACGACTCCGACAAAGGGCTTGTTGATCCTGAGCCCCAGGAATCTGCGCAGTCCAGGTTCCAAGAGCTCCAAGAAATGCCTG ATTTCTGAAATGAACCAAGAGCCCCGTCCTGTCCCCAGAGACTGTATCTATCCGGCGCTGGTCGGCTGCTCTGCACCTGTAGAAGCTGTGCTGCCTCAGATCTCCTCCACCTTGTG GTCTCGGGGGTTCGGGCAGCTCGTTCGAGCCAGAAACATCAAAACGGTCGGCGACCTCAGCGCTTTAACGCCCCATGAGATCAAGACTCTGCCCATTCGCTCGCCGAAGATCTCCAACGTCAAGAAGGCACTTAAGTTTTACGAACAGCAG CGTAAAGGTCGAGGTGGCGACGAGTTGAAGAGTCTAGATGAACTGGAGTTGATGACGTCTCAACTGGAGGAGACCAGTGCTCCTCAAAACCAGGAGGACGAGGACAAGACCTCAGGCGAGACTCTCG CAATGGAGCTGGTGGACGAACCCGTTCCTGCAGATGAGAGGTCGCTCCAGGACGTCTCCGAGGATCAAACCCCCGACATGCCGACAGGAGAAGACGAAGGACCGCTTCACGATGACGGGCTCCTGTCGGACGTGGACGCCCTCACCTGCAGGATGACGCCACTTGAACTCAGTCGCTGCTCGCCGCTGCAGCTCGTCCACATGCACGATCAGCTGGGCGGCCTGATGAGCCGCGTGGTCGGCGAGCTGCAGACGCGCCTCTGCCAGACTGACGGCAAAACATGA